A genomic region of Anopheles coustani chromosome 3, idAnoCousDA_361_x.2, whole genome shotgun sequence contains the following coding sequences:
- the LOC131272062 gene encoding uncharacterized protein LOC131272062, with product MKVSLYMILISILLSKHYVLSHIIRKRQLFREQVLPHAGGKIPDSAFLTDRLALNRLQKDGIAVPDGVLLEQRQYQVFPHQHRTARPTFRVVQTPDNRYISPEGEYSHNTLATVDTTYSIPYSGDKLLHHVPSYVVPKAPNLKELRIPNYAVFNFDYKKKKPYAGGPAGLPRHPLPPLATFNHHPLKLDGPWPHQRLPQDFVSFHAAVGNGLNYPPAAHTPGGATVGDHAAKGGPSGWTSGWIPTTGGASGESFAAQPVGSFEDYYSQLDEKHRFYRNAGEVAATPNGAKGPKRGAILQRGRERGHPQRHHA from the exons ATGAAGGTATCGCTGTACATGATTCTAATCTCCATATTGCTCAGCAAGCATTATGTGCTATCTCATATCATCAGA AAACGTCAGCTCTTCAGGGAGCAGGTATTGCCGCATGCGGGCGGTAAAATACCGGACTCGGCGTTCCTAACCGACCGACTGGCCCTCAATCGGCTGCAAAAGGACGGAATCGCCGTTCCGGATGGAGTGCTGCTGGAACAGCGTCAGTATCAGGTGTTTCCGCATCAGCATCGCACGGCACGGCCCACGTTCCGCGTGGTGCAAACGCCCGATAATCGATACATATCGCCGGAGGGCGAGTATAGCCACAACACGCTGGCGACAGTCGATACGACGTACTCGATTCCGTACTCGGGTGACAAATTGCTGCACCACGTGCCCAGTTACGTCGTGCCCAAAGCGCCGAATCTGAAGGAGTTGCGCATACCGAACTACGCGGTGTTCAATTTCGAttacaaaaagaagaaacctTACGCGGGGGGCCCGGCCGGTCTACCGAGGCACCCCTTGCCGCCATTGGCCACGTTCAACCATCACCCGCTGAAGCTGGATGGTCCGTGGCCGCACCAGAGATTACCTCAAGATTTTGTCAGCTTCCATGCAG CTGTAGGTAATGGGCTGAATTACCCGCCAGCAGCTCACACACCGGGTGGAGCTACGGTTGGTGACCATGCAGCAAAAGGAGGGCCGAGCGGCTGGACCAGCGGATGGATCCCCACAACCGGTGGTGCATCGGGAGAGTCGTTTGCAGCG CAACCGGTTGGCAGCTTCGAGGACTACTACAGTCAGCTGGACGAGAAGCACCGTTTCTACCGGAACGCTGGCGAGGTAGCGGCAACGCCCAACGGAGCCAAAGGCCCCAAACGGGGCGCTATTTTGCAGCGAGGCCGTGAACGTGGTCATCCGCAACGCCATCACGCTTAA